A window of Vulpes lagopus strain Blue_001 chromosome 21, ASM1834538v1, whole genome shotgun sequence contains these coding sequences:
- the LOC121480360 gene encoding cationic amino acid transporter 3-like: protein MLYEALCTFGRKLVYKRPLDQEIYEFRFGKCMSTLDLVALGVGRTVGAGIYILAGDVARDKAGPATVICFLVAGITSVLAGLCYAEFGARVPHSGSAYLYTYITIGEVWAFMTGWNLILSLVADAVIVIQTWTLIFDNLYRNWISQTLHESISQHVPQVFADNVGFLAVILVFLLIEFNNMKIRPFFIVFKVFTLVKVLVLSFVIISGFMKGDLHNWRLTEEDHIKAGLNDTSSLGLLGSGGFVPFGFQGILHGSATCFYLLIGFSIIVTRVKETQNPKRSIPMGIVISLLICFLLYFGVSVALTLMVPYYKLRPGSTLPEVFLHIGWAPAYYAVTIAFICSISIIFWGIMYFIHRVIHMMANDGLLYPALARIRTGTYAPIIANVIFGIIAAIMLFFKLTDLVNLRSVGALLAYSLVAFSVLILRYQPEKKNGGNEAQVQEDNRPAAEKLTLQTLFFPGISTPTPLSGHIASVCSSLLALLLTLLCLVLARWPSLLSGDPVWITVVVLVLVLIIGITGIIWRQPQSPPPLHFQVPALPLLPLLSIFLNVCLMMQMIAGTWSLFGVWMLIGFAIYFSYRI, encoded by the coding sequence ATGCTGTATGAGGCACTCTGCACATTTGGTCGAAAACTGGTATACAAACGTCCACTGGATCAAGAAATATATGAGTTCCGATTTGGCAAATGTATGAGCACTCTGGATTTAGTGGCCCTGGGTGTCGGCCGCACAGTGGGTGCAGGTATATATATCCTGGCTGGCGATGTCGCTAGAGATAAAGCAGGACCAGCCACTGTGATCTGCTTTTTGGTGGCTGGCATAACTTCTGTGTTGGCTGGGCTCTGCTATGCAGAGTTTGGTGCCCGGGTTCCCCACTCTGGCTCTGCATATCTCTACACCTATATCACTATAGGAGAAGTCTGGGCTTTCATGACTGGCTGGAACCTCATCCTCTCCCTTGTTGCTGATGCAGTCATTGTTATCCAGACCTGGACCTTAATTTTTGACAACCTGTATAGGAACTGGATCTCTCAAACCCTGCATGAGAGCATCTCACAGCATGTTCCTCAGGTCTTTGCAGATAATGTAGGCTTCTTGGCTGTGATCCTTGTATTTTTGCTCATAGAATTTAACAATATGAAGATTCGTCCATTCTTCATAGTTTTCAAAGTGTTCACTTTGGTGAAAGTTTTGGTTCTCAGTTTTGTCATCATCTCTGGCTTCATGAAGGGGGACCTGCACAACTGGAGGCTCACAGAAGAGGACCACATAAAGGCTGGACTCAATGATACCTCTAGCTTGGGCCTTCTGGGCTCTGGAGGATTCGTGCCATTTGGCTTCCAGGGGATTCTCCACGGATCAGCTACATGCTTCTATTTACTTATAGGTTTCAGCATTATTGTTACCAGAGTCAAAGAGACACAGAATCCCAAGCGTTCCATCCCCATGGGCATTGTGATTTCACTGCTCATCtgctttttgttgtattttggGGTCTCTGTGGCACTTACGCTTATGGTGCCTTACTATAAGCTCCGACCTGGGAGCACCTTGCCTGAGGTATTTCTCCATATTGGCTGGGCCCCTGCCTACTATGCTGTAACTATTGCATTTATCTGTAGTATTTCTATCATCTTCTGGGGTATTATGTACTTCATCCATCGGGTGATACACATGATGGCAAACGATGGCCTCCTGTACCCTGCCCTTGCCAGGATCCGTACTGGCACATATGCCCCCATCATAGCCAATGTGATCTTTGGCATTATTGCAGCAATCATGCTATTTTTTAAACTCACTGATCTTGTGAACCTCAGGTCAGTTGGGGCCCTGTTAGCTTACTCCCTGGTGGCTTTTTCTGTTCTCATCCTCAGGTATCAGCCTGAGAAGAAGAATGGGGGAAATGAAGCACAGGTGCAAGAAGACAACAGACCTGCAGCAGAGAAGCTGACTCTACAGACACTATTTTTTCCAGGCATTTCCACCCCCACTCCACTCTCTGGCCATATTGCCTCTGTTTGCTCCTCATTGCTTGCTCTCCTGCTGACTCTTCTCTGTCTGGTGCTGGCCCGGTGGCCAAGTCTACTTTCTGGAGACCCAGTGTGGATCACAGTGGTTGTGCTGGTCCTGGTGCTTATCATTGGGATCACCGGAATAATCTGGAGACAGCCAcagagcccccctccccttcacttTCAGGTAcctgctctgcctctcctcccactcctgagCATCTTTCTGAATGTTTGCCTTATGATGCAGATGATAGCTGGCACCTGGTCTCTATTTGGTGTCTGGATGCTGATTGGGTTTGCTATCTACTTCAGCTATAGGATCTAG